The genomic segment CCGAAGCCACTAATCTTTATCTGCAAATCGTTCAGCCCTTCTCGCCGCACGCGCCCGGCTTCTGCATTCTGGTGAAGCGCGAAGTGCACGACGCCATCGGCGGCTTCGACGAACAAGTGAAGCTGGCCGAAGACCACGACTACGTCCAGCGCGCCGCCAAACACGGCGAGTTCGGCGTGCTCACCGGGGCCCACATTCCGGTTTCAATGCGCCGTTTGGAGAAAGAGGGCCTCACCAAGCTGGCCTTCAAGTATCTGTGGTGTGAAATGCACGCCCTGGCCGGCAAGCCGATCTACTCGATGCCGTTTGAATATGAGTTCGGCACACACGGGCAAGCGCCGGCCTCGGCCCGCCGCATGATTGACATTACTCAACTGCGCGAACAGTTGGGGCACTTTGAGAATCCGCTCAACCGCCTCAGCGCCGCCAACCTGCGCCGGCTCGACAAGCTGATGAGCCGCGAGTGGATAGGCGCGGCTCGCCGCCGCTTTCACCTCCCGCTCGACCCGCCCGACCTGGATCACCTCCAGCACTACCTTCTGCGCCGCCTGGCTCTCATTCGCAAGACAGGCCGCCCTCTGCGCGCCACCCTCTCCAAACTGCAAACCCGGCCCATCCAAGAGAGCGTCCGCCTGCTCGACCTCAACTGGCTTCGCTCGCGACTCTCGTCTAACCCGCCTGAGGACGACGATTAACCACCAAGACTCGAAGCCACAAAGGACACCAAGTTTTTTTCTTGGTGACACTTCGAGTCTTCGTGCCTTCGTGGTGAATGTCTCTGCGAAACACTCCCTTGTCTCTGCTGGCGCCATTGCCCGGCTTGCCACAAGTGCTGGATGGCGAGTGGCGGATTGCCATAGCGCACGAAGGGCAGGGACTTGAACTTGGCTACGCCGACCCCGGTTTCGCCGACTCTGGATGGGAAACTGTTCGTCTGCCCCACCTGCGCCACTCCACCGCCGAGCAGGACACGCTTTGGTATCGCTGCCATTTTGCCCTCACCCCCGGCCCCCGCTTGCGCGCCGTCGCCGAACAGCACGGCGACAGGAGAGGG from the Chloroflexota bacterium genome contains:
- a CDS encoding glycosyltransferase, encoding MTRLSIIIPSLNEASSLPALLDALNAQTRKPDEIIVADAGSKDGTQDLARAKGATVVRGGRPGPGRNAGARVATGDLLFFLDADVLPRPNFIGRALAEFRREGYVVATCLMAPLDEDAGTSDHLIAEATNLYLQIVQPFSPHAPGFCILVKREVHDAIGGFDEQVKLAEDHDYVQRAAKHGEFGVLTGAHIPVSMRRLEKEGLTKLAFKYLWCEMHALAGKPIYSMPFEYEFGTHGQAPASARRMIDITQLREQLGHFENPLNRLSAANLRRLDKLMSREWIGAARRRFHLPLDPPDLDHLQHYLLRRLALIRKTGRPLRATLSKLQTRPIQESVRLLDLNWLRSRLSSNPPEDDD